From a single Maritimibacter sp. DP1N21-5 genomic region:
- the recN gene encoding DNA repair protein RecN: MLRSLDIRDMLIIDRLELDFRPGLNVLTGETGAGKSILLDSLGFVLGWRGRADLVRQGAEEGEVVAVFDLPTGHPARAVLDEAGLPVRDELILRRVNRTGGAKSAWVNDRRASGDVLRALSETLVELHGQQDDKGLLNPRTHRLLLDQFGALEPKVESVRAAWKALSAARKAREAAEARLAAAREEEDFLRHAGGELEKLDPQPGEEADLDARRRLMQAGQRIGEDVAKAAQSLGPGEGAEGRMGDALRWLEGVADRAGETLDPVIEALNRALVELGEAMQGVEDAMETLAFDPMELERTEERLFAIRGLARKHGVAPDDLAAFATDIAEKLAALDKGEGDIAELTKAETAALAAYDAAAAALTGARTEAATRLDAAMGAELAPLKMERAVFTTEIAAGDAGPEGRDEVTFTVATNPGAPAGALNRIASGGELSRFLLALKVCLTRDAEGLTMIFDEIDRGVGGATADAVGRRLKALADEGGQVLVVTHSPQVAALGAHHWRVAKAVENDMTLSRVTPLGATERVDEIARMISGDTITDEARAAAASLLG; this comes from the coding sequence ATGCTTCGCAGCCTAGACATCCGGGACATGCTCATCATCGACCGGCTGGAACTGGATTTCCGGCCGGGACTTAACGTTCTCACCGGGGAAACGGGTGCGGGCAAGTCGATCCTGCTCGATTCGCTGGGGTTCGTGCTGGGCTGGCGCGGTCGTGCGGATCTCGTCCGTCAGGGCGCGGAAGAGGGCGAGGTCGTCGCCGTCTTCGACCTGCCCACGGGCCATCCGGCGCGCGCCGTTCTGGACGAGGCCGGGCTTCCCGTGCGCGATGAACTCATCTTGCGCCGGGTGAACCGCACGGGCGGCGCGAAAAGCGCCTGGGTCAATGACCGCCGTGCGTCGGGCGACGTGCTGCGCGCGCTGTCGGAAACCCTTGTCGAATTGCACGGCCAACAGGACGATAAGGGTCTCCTGAACCCGCGCACACACCGTTTGCTCCTTGATCAGTTCGGTGCCCTGGAACCGAAGGTCGAGTCCGTGCGCGCGGCATGGAAGGCGCTCTCCGCTGCTCGCAAGGCGCGCGAAGCGGCCGAGGCCCGCCTCGCCGCCGCCCGCGAGGAAGAGGACTTCCTGCGCCATGCCGGCGGCGAGCTTGAAAAACTGGACCCGCAGCCCGGCGAGGAGGCCGACCTTGATGCCCGCCGCCGCCTCATGCAGGCCGGGCAGCGCATCGGCGAGGACGTGGCGAAGGCCGCGCAGTCGCTCGGACCGGGTGAAGGGGCGGAAGGGCGGATGGGCGATGCCCTTCGCTGGCTCGAAGGGGTCGCCGACCGGGCGGGCGAGACGCTCGATCCGGTGATCGAGGCCCTCAACCGCGCGCTTGTCGAACTGGGCGAGGCGATGCAGGGCGTCGAGGACGCGATGGAAACGCTCGCCTTCGACCCGATGGAGCTTGAGCGCACCGAGGAGCGCCTGTTCGCCATCCGGGGTCTGGCACGCAAGCATGGCGTCGCGCCCGACGACCTCGCCGCCTTCGCGACCGACATCGCCGAAAAGCTCGCCGCGCTCGACAAGGGCGAAGGCGACATTGCCGAGCTGACCAAGGCGGAAACGGCAGCACTTGCTGCCTATGACGCGGCTGCGGCGGCGCTGACCGGGGCCCGCACCGAAGCGGCCACCCGGCTCGATGCGGCGATGGGCGCCGAGCTTGCGCCGCTCAAGATGGAGCGCGCGGTCTTCACCACCGAGATCGCGGCAGGAGACGCGGGGCCCGAGGGGCGCGACGAGGTGACCTTCACCGTCGCCACCAACCCGGGCGCACCGGCGGGCGCGCTCAACCGGATCGCCTCAGGAGGTGAACTCTCGCGTTTCCTGCTGGCGCTCAAGGTCTGCCTGACACGGGATGCCGAAGGGCTGACGATGATCTTCGACGAGATCGACCGGGGCGTGGGCGGGGCCACCGCCGATGCGGTCGGGAGGCGGCTCAAGGCGCTCGCCGACGAAGGGGGGCAGGTGCTGGTCGTCACCCATTCGCCGCAGGTCGCGGCGCTTGGTGCCCATCATTGGCGGGTGGCCAAAGCGGTCGAGAACGATATGACCCTGTCGCGGGTCACGCCCTTGGGCGCGACCGAGCGCGTGGACGAGATCGCGCGCATGATCTCCGGCGACACGATCACCGACGAGGCCCGCGCCGCGGCGGCGAGCCTTCTGGGCTAA
- the ftsZ gene encoding cell division protein FtsZ, with translation MTLNLTMPGQDQDLKPRITVFGVGGAGGNAVNNMIDKALEGVEFVVANTDAQALQQAKAPARIQMGVKVTEGLGAGARASVGAAAAEESIEQIVDHLAGAHMCFITAGMGGGTGTGAAPIIAQAARELGVLTVGVVTKPFQFEGAKRMRQAEEGVEALQKMVDTLIIIPNQNLFRLANEKTTFTEAFSMADDVLYQGVKGVTDLMVRPGLINLDFADVRAVMDEMGKAMMGTGEASGEDRAIQAAEKAIANPLLDEISLKGAKGVLINITGGYDLTLFELDEAANRIREEVDQDANIIVGSTLDTDMEGMMRVSVVATGIDAVESHADVPLPRRSYSEPVGREARSAAAAPRAQDPEPEPAPAYQPQAEAQPAQHSFFEEEIDATAYAAEEQVENIFPAEEAGDDQPAPVFQSRQEPAYQPAPQPQPQQYQQPAQHYREEPVAQFVAPKAPQPGQPSAEALARLEAAVSRTRPGQGGQPAPQGDAKPRFGINSLINRMTGQGAEAHAERHEPQAGHQSRPQAAPHDPEQERVEIPAFLRRQAN, from the coding sequence ATGACATTGAACCTCACCATGCCGGGTCAGGACCAAGACCTTAAGCCCCGTATCACCGTGTTCGGCGTCGGGGGCGCTGGCGGGAATGCGGTCAACAACATGATCGACAAGGCGCTCGAGGGCGTCGAGTTCGTCGTGGCCAACACCGACGCGCAGGCGTTGCAGCAGGCGAAAGCCCCGGCCCGCATCCAGATGGGTGTGAAAGTGACCGAAGGGCTGGGTGCCGGTGCCCGTGCCAGCGTCGGCGCCGCCGCTGCCGAAGAGTCGATCGAACAGATCGTCGATCACCTCGCTGGCGCGCATATGTGCTTCATCACCGCCGGCATGGGCGGCGGCACCGGAACGGGCGCCGCCCCGATCATCGCGCAGGCCGCGCGTGAACTGGGCGTGCTGACCGTCGGCGTCGTGACCAAGCCCTTCCAGTTCGAAGGCGCGAAGCGTATGCGGCAGGCGGAAGAGGGCGTCGAAGCGCTCCAGAAGATGGTCGATACGCTGATCATCATTCCGAACCAGAACCTGTTCCGTCTTGCCAACGAAAAGACCACCTTCACCGAAGCCTTCTCGATGGCCGACGACGTGCTCTATCAGGGTGTCAAGGGCGTGACCGATCTGATGGTGCGTCCGGGCCTCATCAACCTCGACTTCGCCGATGTGCGCGCGGTCATGGACGAGATGGGCAAGGCGATGATGGGAACCGGGGAAGCCTCTGGCGAAGACCGCGCCATTCAGGCTGCCGAAAAAGCCATCGCGAACCCGCTCCTTGACGAGATCTCGCTCAAGGGTGCGAAGGGCGTGCTCATCAACATCACTGGCGGCTACGACCTCACGCTCTTCGAACTCGACGAAGCGGCGAACCGCATCCGCGAAGAGGTGGATCAGGACGCCAACATCATCGTGGGCTCCACGCTCGACACCGACATGGAAGGCATGATGCGTGTCTCCGTGGTCGCCACCGGCATCGACGCCGTGGAAAGCCACGCCGACGTGCCGCTGCCGCGCCGCTCCTACTCGGAGCCGGTGGGCCGCGAAGCCCGCAGCGCTGCGGCTGCGCCCCGCGCGCAGGACCCCGAACCCGAGCCGGCCCCGGCCTACCAGCCGCAGGCCGAAGCGCAGCCCGCGCAGCACAGCTTCTTCGAGGAAGAGATCGACGCCACGGCCTATGCCGCCGAAGAGCAGGTCGAGAACATCTTCCCGGCAGAGGAAGCCGGCGACGACCAACCCGCTCCGGTGTTCCAGTCGCGTCAGGAACCGGCTTATCAGCCGGCGCCCCAGCCGCAACCGCAGCAGTATCAGCAGCCCGCGCAGCACTACCGGGAAGAGCCCGTGGCCCAGTTCGTCGCCCCCAAGGCGCCGCAACCCGGTCAGCCCTCGGCAGAAGCGCTGGCCCGTCTTGAAGCCGCCGTCAGCCGGACCCGTCCGGGTCAGGGCGGTCAGCCGGCCCCGCAGGGCGACGCCAAGCCGCGTTTCGGGATCAACTCACTCATCAACCGCATGACCGGGCAGGGCGCCGAAGCCCACGCCGAACGGCACGAGCCGCAGGCGGGCCATCAGAGCCGGCCGCAGGCCGCGCCGCATGACCCGGAACAGGAACGAGTGGAAATCCCCGCTTTCCTGCGGCGCCAGGCGAATTGA
- a CDS encoding chloride channel protein encodes MLNDAKARARQGILAAVAYRNRVLHVIRTQGPGQAQFWVIALIIGIAAGTAALFFRKGIERLQAFLYGTDDVAHLHSFAETLPWFLILVLPAVGGLIVGIVLNWTTNDGRVRSVADVIEGAALREGRVEKRAGVGSAIASFITLATGGSSGREGPVVHMAAVMATWVSARINASAIHSRDLLGCAVAAAVSASFNAPIAGALFALEVVLRHFAVHAFAPIAIASVAGTVINRLEYGGVSEFVLPDKGGLAFYVELPAYLLLGVVSGVVAVALMKAIFFADDMGNLFLRMTRMPRVLRPALAGLMLGAIAIVFPHIIGVGYETTARAITGQLVLHEAVVFAILKVIAVAITMGGRMGGGVFSPALMVGALTGLAFGLIATAIFPDVSGSETLYALAGMGAVAAAVLGAPISTTMIVFELTGDWQTGLAVMVAVSISTAIASRLVDMSFFLTQLERRGIHLAAGPQAWLLATLPVAKVMRKKDDPKAASEVECWALIEDGVYVDGNATLEVAMPIFEASGAAFLPVVTLGGEGDSPGLWGSLHHVDALKAVNLKLSDTAREEHS; translated from the coding sequence ATGCTGAATGATGCGAAAGCGCGCGCACGCCAGGGGATCCTGGCCGCCGTCGCCTATCGCAATCGCGTGCTCCATGTGATCCGCACGCAGGGACCGGGTCAGGCGCAGTTCTGGGTCATCGCCCTGATCATCGGGATCGCCGCCGGCACCGCAGCGCTCTTCTTCCGTAAGGGGATCGAGCGCTTGCAGGCCTTTCTCTACGGCACCGACGACGTTGCGCATCTGCACAGCTTTGCCGAAACGCTGCCTTGGTTCCTGATCCTCGTCCTGCCTGCGGTGGGCGGGCTGATCGTCGGAATCGTGCTCAACTGGACCACGAACGACGGGCGGGTGCGCTCGGTGGCGGACGTGATCGAGGGCGCGGCGCTGCGTGAAGGACGGGTGGAAAAGCGCGCCGGGGTCGGCTCGGCGATCGCGAGCTTCATCACGCTCGCCACCGGCGGATCCTCGGGGCGCGAGGGTCCGGTCGTGCACATGGCAGCCGTCATGGCCACATGGGTTTCCGCCCGGATCAACGCCTCGGCGATCCATTCGCGCGACCTTCTGGGTTGTGCGGTCGCTGCCGCCGTGTCCGCGAGCTTCAATGCCCCCATTGCGGGTGCGCTCTTCGCGCTGGAGGTGGTCCTGCGTCACTTCGCCGTCCATGCCTTCGCCCCCATCGCCATTGCGAGCGTCGCGGGGACAGTGATCAACCGGCTGGAATATGGCGGCGTGAGCGAGTTCGTCCTCCCCGACAAGGGCGGGCTCGCCTTCTATGTCGAGCTGCCCGCTTATCTGCTTCTGGGCGTCGTCTCGGGCGTCGTCGCCGTGGCGCTCATGAAGGCGATCTTCTTTGCCGACGACATGGGAAACCTGTTCCTGCGGATGACCCGGATGCCCCGCGTGCTGCGCCCCGCGCTGGCCGGGCTGATGCTGGGTGCCATCGCCATCGTCTTTCCCCACATCATCGGGGTTGGCTATGAGACCACCGCGCGCGCCATCACCGGTCAGCTCGTCCTGCACGAGGCGGTGGTCTTCGCCATCCTGAAGGTCATTGCCGTGGCCATCACCATGGGCGGGCGCATGGGGGGCGGGGTGTTTTCTCCTGCGCTTATGGTCGGGGCGCTGACCGGGCTGGCCTTCGGGCTCATCGCCACGGCGATCTTTCCCGATGTTTCCGGGAGCGAGACCCTCTATGCGCTGGCGGGCATGGGTGCGGTGGCCGCCGCCGTGCTGGGCGCGCCGATCTCCACGACCATGATTGTCTTTGAACTCACCGGGGACTGGCAGACCGGGCTTGCGGTCATGGTCGCCGTTTCGATTTCCACCGCCATCGCGTCACGGCTGGTCGACATGTCGTTCTTCCTCACGCAGCTTGAGCGGCGCGGCATACACCTTGCCGCCGGGCCCCAGGCGTGGCTGCTCGCCACGCTTCCCGTGGCCAAGGTCATGCGCAAGAAGGACGACCCGAAAGCGGCGAGCGAGGTGGAGTGCTGGGCGTTGATCGAGGACGGCGTCTATGTCGACGGGAACGCCACGCTGGAGGTCGCGATGCCGATCTTCGAGGCGTCGGGCGCGGCCTTTCTTCCCGTCGTGACCTTGGGCGGTGAGGGCGACAGCCCGGGGTTGTGGGGGTCGCTTCACCATGTGGATGCGCTAAAAGCGGTGAACCTGAAACTCAGCGACACGGCGCGCGAAGAGCACAGTTAG
- a CDS encoding FAD-binding oxidoreductase, whose translation MSIQAAWPELQSVLGDRITRSKSDLDAHGGSETYFPAAPPEAVAYPETTEEVSKLAALCHGHGIPIVGYGAGTSLEGHTSAIRGGLTVDFGRMNRVLEVHQGDMDAVIQPGITREALNLELRTTGMFFSVDPGANASLGGMAATRASGTTTVRYGTMRDNVLALEVVLADGRIIRTGTRARKSSAGYDLTGLFLGSEGTLGLITEMTVRLQGQPEAISAGICAFDDMSAAVEAVVAVIQMGLPMARIEFLDPDAVRAVNAYSGTDVPETPHLFVEFHGTENGVADDAARFTEIVADFGAHGVEVAIRPEDRTALWTMRHHAYWACLGLRKGCRALVTDVCVPISRLAEAVTETQADIAESGMLGPILGHVGDGNFHAILLVDPEQPAELEVARKLGSRMSERALRLGGTVTGEHGIGIGKLAYMEAEHGEAWAVMGDIKAALDPRGILNPGKMVRT comes from the coding sequence ATGAGCATTCAAGCCGCTTGGCCCGAGTTGCAATCGGTTCTAGGGGATCGGATCACCCGCTCCAAGTCCGATCTGGACGCCCATGGCGGATCGGAGACCTACTTCCCTGCGGCGCCGCCGGAGGCGGTCGCCTATCCCGAGACGACCGAGGAGGTGTCCAAGCTCGCGGCCCTGTGTCACGGGCATGGCATTCCGATCGTCGGCTACGGCGCGGGAACCTCGCTCGAAGGGCATACCTCGGCCATTCGCGGCGGGCTGACGGTGGACTTCGGTCGGATGAACCGCGTGCTCGAAGTGCATCAGGGCGACATGGACGCGGTGATCCAGCCCGGCATCACGCGGGAGGCGCTGAACCTCGAACTCAGGACGACGGGCATGTTTTTTTCCGTCGATCCGGGGGCCAATGCTTCGCTCGGCGGGATGGCGGCGACGCGGGCCTCGGGCACGACGACGGTGCGTTACGGGACCATGCGCGACAACGTGCTGGCGCTGGAAGTGGTGCTTGCGGACGGTCGGATCATCCGCACCGGGACGCGGGCGCGGAAATCCTCGGCCGGCTATGACCTCACGGGGCTTTTCCTCGGATCCGAAGGCACGCTTGGCCTCATAACCGAGATGACCGTGCGGCTTCAGGGCCAGCCCGAGGCGATCAGCGCCGGGATCTGCGCCTTCGACGACATGAGCGCGGCGGTCGAGGCGGTGGTCGCGGTGATCCAGATGGGCCTGCCCATGGCGCGGATCGAGTTTCTCGACCCGGACGCAGTGCGCGCGGTCAATGCCTATTCCGGCACCGACGTGCCCGAGACGCCGCATCTTTTCGTCGAGTTCCACGGCACGGAAAACGGCGTCGCCGACGACGCCGCGCGCTTTACCGAGATCGTCGCGGACTTCGGGGCACATGGCGTAGAGGTGGCGATCAGGCCCGAGGACCGCACAGCGCTCTGGACCATGCGCCACCATGCCTATTGGGCCTGTCTCGGGCTGCGCAAGGGCTGTCGGGCGTTGGTCACCGACGTTTGCGTGCCGATTTCACGGCTCGCCGAGGCGGTCACGGAGACGCAGGCGGATATCGCCGAAAGCGGTATGCTAGGGCCGATCCTCGGTCACGTGGGCGACGGGAACTTTCACGCCATCTTGCTGGTTGACCCGGAACAGCCCGCCGAGCTCGAGGTGGCGCGCAAGCTGGGTTCGCGAATGAGCGAACGGGCGCTGCGGCTCGGCGGGACTGTCACCGGGGAACACGGCATCGGTATAGGCAAGCTTGCATATATGGAGGCCGAACATGGCGAGGCCTGGGCCGTGATGGGCGACATCAAGGCCGCGCTCGATCCCCGGGGCATCTTGAACCCCGGCAAAATGGTCAGGACGTGA
- a CDS encoding outer membrane protein assembly factor BamD yields the protein MQGQDRVIRGSKVLKTAAVLVLAASLSACSGGASGGGGIGGFFGGLFGDDREKKPIEDFTAEQIFARAEYELENKNFEEAARWYGEVERLYPYTDLSKRALIMQAYAHHQDKEYEQARAAAQRFVDFYPGDEDAGYATYLLALSYYDQIEDVGRDQGLTFQALQALRDVIELYPDTEYARSAILKFDLAFDHLAAKEMEIGRYYLKRKHYAAAVARFRVVVEQFQTTTQTPEALHRLVESYISLGLTDEAQTAGAILGYNFQSTEWYKDSFNLLTKNGLKPQASGNNWLAAIYRQMIKGEWL from the coding sequence ATGCAGGGACAAGACCGCGTGATCCGGGGATCGAAGGTCCTCAAGACCGCTGCCGTGCTGGTGCTCGCCGCCTCGCTTTCGGCCTGTTCCGGCGGCGCGTCCGGCGGAGGCGGTATCGGTGGGTTCTTCGGCGGGCTCTTTGGCGACGATCGGGAAAAGAAGCCGATCGAGGATTTCACCGCAGAACAGATCTTTGCCCGCGCCGAATACGAACTCGAGAACAAGAACTTCGAGGAAGCCGCCCGCTGGTACGGCGAAGTCGAACGTCTTTACCCCTATACCGACCTGTCCAAGCGCGCCCTGATCATGCAGGCCTATGCCCATCATCAGGACAAGGAATACGAACAGGCGCGTGCCGCCGCGCAGCGTTTCGTCGATTTCTATCCGGGCGACGAAGACGCGGGCTATGCCACCTATCTCCTCGCGCTGTCCTACTATGACCAGATCGAAGACGTCGGCCGGGATCAGGGCCTGACCTTCCAGGCGCTTCAGGCGCTGCGCGACGTGATCGAGCTTTACCCCGATACCGAATACGCGCGCTCCGCCATTCTCAAGTTCGACCTCGCCTTCGACCATCTCGCGGCGAAGGAAATGGAGATCGGGCGCTACTACCTCAAGCGCAAGCATTACGCCGCCGCCGTGGCGCGGTTCCGCGTGGTGGTCGAACAGTTCCAGACCACGACGCAGACGCCCGAAGCGCTGCACCGCCTTGTGGAAAGCTACATTTCGCTCGGCCTGACCGACGAAGCGCAGACCGCCGGCGCAATCCTTGGCTACAACTTCCAGTCGACCGAGTGGTACAAGGACAGCTTCAATCTGCTGACCAAGAACGGGCTCAAGCCGCAGGCCTCGGGCAACAACTGGCTTGCCGCGATCTACCGTCAGATGATCAAGGGCGAGTGGCTCTAG
- a CDS encoding DUF427 domain-containing protein, with amino-acid sequence MSDHIRIHKAQGTWVVRAGGAVLGESRDALELVEGDYPPVIYFPRDDIAMRMLEPSETKTTCPWKGEASYFSIPTKSTVIKDAAWSYETPKDGMERIAGHLAFYTGKVTVEQL; translated from the coding sequence GTGAGCGACCATATCAGGATACACAAGGCGCAGGGCACCTGGGTCGTGCGCGCCGGCGGGGCCGTGCTGGGCGAAAGCCGCGACGCGCTCGAGCTGGTCGAAGGCGACTATCCCCCGGTGATCTACTTCCCGCGCGACGACATCGCGATGCGGATGCTGGAGCCCTCCGAGACCAAGACCACCTGCCCTTGGAAAGGCGAAGCGTCCTATTTCTCGATCCCGACGAAATCCACGGTGATCAAGGACGCGGCCTGGTCCTACGAGACGCCCAAGGACGGGATGGAGCGTATCGCGGGCCATCTGGCCTTCTACACCGGCAAGGTGACGGTCGAACAACTGTGA
- the ftsA gene encoding cell division protein FtsA, translating to MTMLYEQQRAMRAMRKTAMQRGVIAVLDIGTSKIGCLVLRFDGPEKSRPSDGVGSLAGQSGFRIIGAATTRSRGVRFGEIDAMQETERAIRTAVQAAQKMANIRVDHVIATFSGANPRSYGVAGEVEVIGQAVSEEDIARVMANCDVPDFGEGREVIHAQPVNFALDHRSGLGDPRGQIGKSLAVDMHLLTVDAATVRNVCYCIKRCDLELAGLASSSYTAGMSSLVEDEQELGAACVDMGGGATGVSIFMKKHMIYADSVRLGGDHVTSDISKGLQVPMATAERIKTFYGGLMATGMDDREMIEIGGDTGDWEHDRRTVSRSELIGIMRPRVEEILEEVRTRLDAAGFDHLPSQQIVLTGGASQIPGLDGLAPRILGNQVRIGRPLRVQGLPQAATGAAFASAVGLCLFASNPQDEWWDFDIPAESYPARSLRWAVKWFKDNW from the coding sequence ATGACCATGCTCTACGAACAACAGCGTGCGATGCGCGCCATGCGCAAGACCGCGATGCAACGCGGCGTGATCGCGGTGCTCGACATCGGCACGTCCAAGATCGGATGTCTGGTCCTGCGCTTCGACGGGCCCGAGAAGTCCCGGCCGAGCGACGGGGTGGGGAGCCTTGCGGGGCAGTCCGGGTTCCGCATCATCGGGGCCGCCACCACCCGGTCGCGCGGCGTGCGCTTCGGCGAGATCGACGCCATGCAGGAAACCGAGCGCGCGATCCGCACGGCGGTGCAGGCGGCGCAGAAGATGGCGAACATCCGGGTGGACCACGTGATCGCGACCTTCTCGGGGGCGAACCCGCGCAGCTACGGCGTGGCGGGCGAGGTCGAGGTCATAGGGCAGGCGGTCAGCGAAGAGGACATCGCCCGCGTGATGGCCAACTGCGACGTGCCCGATTTCGGCGAAGGGCGGGAGGTGATCCATGCCCAGCCGGTGAACTTCGCGCTCGACCATCGCTCCGGGCTTGGTGACCCGCGCGGCCAGATCGGCAAGTCGCTCGCCGTCGACATGCACCTCTTGACCGTCGATGCGGCCACGGTGCGCAATGTCTGCTACTGCATCAAGCGCTGTGACCTGGAACTCGCCGGGCTCGCCTCGTCGTCCTACACGGCGGGGATGTCGAGCCTTGTCGAGGACGAACAGGAGCTTGGCGCGGCCTGCGTCGACATGGGCGGCGGTGCGACCGGCGTGTCGATCTTCATGAAGAAACACATGATCTATGCCGATAGCGTGCGGCTCGGCGGCGATCACGTGACCTCGGACATCTCCAAGGGGCTTCAGGTGCCCATGGCCACTGCCGAGCGGATCAAGACCTTCTACGGCGGTCTCATGGCCACTGGCATGGACGACCGCGAAATGATCGAGATCGGCGGCGACACCGGGGACTGGGAACACGACCGGCGCACCGTATCGCGGTCGGAGCTCATCGGCATCATGCGCCCCCGAGTCGAGGAGATACTCGAAGAGGTTCGCACACGACTTGATGCAGCGGGATTCGACCATCTGCCTAGCCAGCAGATCGTCCTGACGGGTGGCGCAAGCCAGATTCCGGGCCTGGATGGCCTCGCTCCCCGGATTCTCGGCAATCAAGTGCGCATCGGACGCCCCCTGCGCGTTCAGGGCTTGCCACAGGCCGCGACAGGTGCTGCATTCGCGTCGGCGGTTGGGCTTTGCCTGTTTGCCTCGAACCCTCAGGACGAATGGTGGGACTTTGATATCCCGGCCGAGTCCTACCCGGCGAGAAGCCTGCGCTGGGCCGTCAAGTGGTTCAAGGACAACTGGTAA
- a CDS encoding GNAT family N-acetyltransferase has translation MTQPEIRRGAEAIAAQVVGLFDRSFGASEGVDEGAAIAGLVSRLIDEGADVFTAWLDGRIAGAICFTPLTYDDPRGVALLSPVAVDPAVQGHGIGQALIRAALDRLAAEGVAIVVTYGDIAFYGKVGFAPVTTDVVPAPQALSQSEGWIAQSLAGAPITPLPAPARAVPAFDDPDLW, from the coding sequence GTGACGCAGCCCGAGATACGGCGTGGGGCCGAGGCCATCGCGGCGCAGGTCGTGGGGCTTTTCGACCGCAGTTTCGGTGCCTCCGAAGGGGTGGACGAAGGGGCCGCGATTGCCGGTCTCGTGTCCCGGCTGATCGACGAGGGCGCTGATGTCTTCACCGCCTGGCTCGACGGTCGCATCGCCGGTGCGATCTGCTTCACGCCCCTTACCTACGACGATCCGCGCGGTGTTGCGCTCCTGTCTCCTGTGGCCGTGGACCCGGCCGTTCAGGGACACGGGATCGGGCAGGCCCTCATTCGGGCCGCGCTCGACCGGCTCGCGGCCGAGGGCGTGGCGATTGTCGTGACCTACGGCGACATCGCGTTCTATGGCAAGGTCGGCTTCGCCCCCGTCACGACCGACGTTGTCCCCGCCCCGCAAGCCCTGTCGCAGTCCGAAGGATGGATTGCGCAATCCCTGGCAGGCGCCCCGATCACGCCCCTGCCCGCGCCCGCCCGAGCCGTCCCGGCCTTTGACGACCCGGACCTGTGGTGA